Proteins co-encoded in one Deltaproteobacteria bacterium genomic window:
- a CDS encoding ferredoxin family protein: MRGSYTGGEGELARVYVLTDACKGVRDCGICRFVCPRDVFGVSDTLNEKGFFPPLVAAEEACTGCENCMIYCPDMAIIVEKD; this comes from the coding sequence ATGAGAGGTAGCTACACAGGGGGAGAAGGCGAATTGGCCAGGGTCTATGTCCTTACCGATGCGTGCAAAGGGGTTCGAGACTGTGGTATCTGCAGGTTCGTGTGTCCAAGGGACGTGTTCGGGGTCTCTGACACCCTCAACGAAAAGGGCTTTTTCCCGCCCCTGGTGGCCGCAGAGGAGGCCTGCACGGGTTGCGAAAACTGCATGATCTACTGCCCTGACATGGCCATCATCGTGGAGAAGGACTGA
- a CDS encoding 3-oxoacyl-ACP reductase FabG, which translates to MRLKDKAALITGGGRGIGATTAFLFAREGAKVGVVDMREEGLEEVAGQGSRRGLEVKTFLGDVTEKDQVERVREEFVHEFGRIDVLVNNAGIAISRPFMEKGVEDWMKTLEVNLIGTFLCSQAAARYMLKQKSGKIINISSIRGIDHCGREGIMDYSASKAGVISLTKTMAKELAPHINVNTVAPGHTNTEMTKSLPREVRQNMIEGSYLKRLAEPEDIAKAILFLASGDADFITGQVLLVDGGFSLK; encoded by the coding sequence ATGAGACTGAAGGACAAGGCGGCCCTCATAACCGGGGGAGGCCGAGGAATCGGTGCGACGACGGCCTTTCTTTTTGCCCGTGAAGGGGCGAAGGTCGGCGTCGTTGACATGCGGGAGGAAGGACTCGAGGAGGTTGCCGGCCAGGGGAGCCGGAGGGGGTTGGAGGTCAAGACGTTTCTCGGCGACGTGACGGAGAAGGACCAGGTGGAGAGAGTGAGAGAGGAGTTCGTCCATGAGTTCGGAAGGATCGATGTCCTGGTGAACAACGCTGGGATCGCCATTTCCAGGCCTTTTATGGAAAAAGGTGTGGAGGACTGGATGAAGACCCTGGAGGTCAATCTCATAGGGACGTTTCTATGTTCACAAGCTGCGGCGAGATACATGCTGAAGCAGAAATCCGGCAAGATCATCAACATCTCTTCGATCCGGGGCATCGACCACTGCGGCCGGGAGGGGATCATGGACTACAGTGCCTCCAAGGCAGGGGTGATCAGTCTGACAAAGACCATGGCCAAGGAGCTTGCTCCTCACATCAACGTCAACACGGTGGCGCCCGGACACACCAACACCGAGATGACCAAGTCTCTCCCACGAGAAGTCAGGCAAAACATGATCGAGGGGTCGTATCTCAAGCGATTGGCAGAGCCGGAAGACATCGCAAAGGCGATTCTGTTTCTTGCCTCCGGCGACGCCGACTTCATCACCGGCCAGGTCCTCCTGGTGGATGGAGGATTCAGCTTGAAGTGA
- a CDS encoding FadR family transcriptional regulator: MKKDETRGGLFSPVRTSKVSDEVYKQLVSMIRSGRLRPGEKLPSEREMASEIGISRQSLREALYRAEIMGLIEVRQGEGSFVLSSVGRSLELPLRVLLEEQAERIFEFLEIRKVIEGWCAEKASTEATAEDLAKMGEMLEEMERNVPKQRTWEEVDMSFHLSIAAATHNLVAMRIMEALKESFDHFFRFRKIVTKPEKKDIIWRHHSQVYEAISRGEASLARQKIVDHLEYIERKIREDIEKMER, encoded by the coding sequence TTGAAAAAGGATGAGACCAGAGGCGGCCTTTTTTCGCCTGTGAGGACCAGTAAAGTATCCGACGAGGTTTACAAGCAGCTGGTTTCCATGATACGGAGCGGCAGGCTTAGACCGGGAGAGAAGCTCCCGTCCGAGAGGGAGATGGCGTCTGAGATCGGGATCAGCAGGCAGTCACTCCGGGAAGCCCTCTACCGGGCGGAGATCATGGGGTTGATCGAGGTCCGCCAGGGGGAAGGGAGTTTCGTTCTCTCATCGGTGGGCAGGTCTCTGGAGCTTCCGCTGAGGGTGCTGCTGGAGGAACAGGCAGAGAGGATATTTGAATTCTTGGAGATTCGGAAGGTGATCGAGGGATGGTGTGCCGAGAAGGCGTCGACCGAGGCGACCGCCGAGGATCTGGCAAAGATGGGGGAGATGCTTGAAGAGATGGAGCGGAACGTTCCAAAGCAGAGAACATGGGAAGAGGTGGACATGAGCTTTCACCTCTCCATTGCGGCGGCCACGCACAATCTCGTCGCCATGAGGATCATGGAGGCCCTCAAGGAGAGTTTCGACCACTTCTTCAGATTTCGAAAGATCGTCACGAAACCCGAGAAGAAAGACATCATCTGGCGTCACCACAGCCAGGTCTACGAAGCTATCAGCCGTGGAGAGGCCTCGCTGGCCAGGCAGAAGATCGTGGACCATCTGGAGTACATTGAGAGGAAGATCAGGGAAGACATAGAGAAGATGGAGAGGTGA
- a CDS encoding carbohydrate ABC transporter permease, whose product MGKSGFFSLRGQVVYWCAALLLLATAFPFFWMISTSFKPLREIFVFPPHFLPTRFTLANFERLFGQTRFLTYFRNSIFVSTSAVLLTMVIATAGAYSLTRFKFYGREKIASLILFTYMFAPIMIVIPFYVLIRKIGIANTHLALIMAYTAFCLPFSLWLLRAFFQSIPMVLEEAALTDGAGRIRALIYVILPLALPGIIATSVFTFILAWNDYIFVRILITSDELKTLSVGIADLYNATVIDWGMIMSGGMLITVPVVVFFIFVQRYLIAGWGAGAMKG is encoded by the coding sequence ATGGGGAAGAGCGGTTTCTTCTCCTTGCGGGGACAGGTCGTCTACTGGTGTGCCGCTCTTCTGCTGCTTGCCACGGCATTCCCCTTTTTTTGGATGATTTCGACCTCTTTCAAGCCTTTGAGAGAGATATTCGTCTTCCCCCCCCATTTTCTTCCCACGCGCTTCACCCTGGCCAATTTCGAGAGGCTCTTCGGGCAGACTCGTTTTCTCACCTATTTCAGAAACAGCATCTTCGTCTCGACCTCGGCCGTTCTCCTCACCATGGTGATCGCAACGGCCGGCGCCTACAGCCTGACACGGTTCAAATTCTACGGCCGGGAGAAGATCGCGAGCCTCATACTCTTTACGTACATGTTCGCCCCGATCATGATCGTCATTCCCTTCTATGTGTTGATCAGGAAGATAGGGATCGCAAACACCCATCTCGCCCTGATTATGGCCTACACGGCCTTTTGCCTTCCCTTCAGCCTCTGGTTGCTCAGGGCCTTCTTCCAGAGTATACCCATGGTACTCGAAGAGGCAGCCTTGACCGACGGTGCGGGGAGAATCCGTGCCTTGATCTACGTGATTCTTCCGCTCGCCTTGCCGGGTATCATTGCGACGAGTGTTTTCACTTTCATACTCGCATGGAACGACTACATCTTCGTCAGAATTCTCATAACCTCGGATGAACTCAAGACCCTGTCCGTGGGGATCGCGGATCTATACAATGCCACGGTGATCGACTGGGGGATGATCATGTCCGGGGGAATGCTGATCACCGTGCCGGTGGTGGTCTTCTTCATCTTTGTCCAGAGGTACCTGATCGCCGGCTGGGGAGCAGGGGCGATGAAGGGATGA
- a CDS encoding sugar ABC transporter permease, whose product MRLSPQKAGIALISPSLMVIGSLLVYPVIYGIWLSFFKKHSFFPEQRFVGLGNYIYLLTDPEFWTSIWYGTVYSVSTIVLQILVGIAAALVLNEAFRGRNFVRGVVLFPYMIPTVVAIILWKWLLNSQFGLVNYLLLLLGIIDAPISWMGKDHIMTSLILISVWEFFPFVVLSVLARLQTIPPVLYEAAKVDGASAWGRFIHVTLPQLRSVLFVVILLRSIWMFTKFDTVWLMAQGGGAEKYIRTLPVYAYMRTFMYYQAGLGSAIAVVMFAILVIATAVYFRMFRREEGI is encoded by the coding sequence ATGCGGTTGAGTCCTCAAAAGGCGGGGATCGCGCTTATAAGCCCTTCCCTTATGGTGATAGGTTCCCTGCTCGTCTATCCGGTGATCTACGGAATCTGGCTCAGTTTCTTCAAGAAACACTCTTTTTTCCCGGAACAGAGATTCGTGGGCCTGGGCAACTATATCTATCTCCTGACCGATCCGGAATTCTGGACGAGCATCTGGTACGGCACCGTCTATTCGGTGAGCACCATTGTCCTCCAGATCCTGGTGGGAATCGCTGCAGCGCTCGTTCTCAACGAGGCTTTCCGGGGGCGGAACTTCGTCCGCGGAGTGGTACTCTTCCCGTATATGATCCCCACCGTGGTCGCCATCATTCTCTGGAAGTGGCTTCTCAACAGTCAGTTCGGTCTGGTCAACTACCTTCTTCTCCTCCTCGGCATAATCGATGCACCCATCAGCTGGATGGGCAAGGACCACATCATGACCTCCCTGATCCTTATCAGTGTGTGGGAGTTTTTTCCTTTTGTGGTTTTGAGCGTTCTCGCCCGGCTGCAGACCATTCCGCCGGTTCTCTATGAAGCGGCCAAGGTGGATGGGGCCAGCGCCTGGGGCCGTTTCATACACGTCACACTGCCCCAGTTGAGGAGTGTTCTTTTCGTCGTCATCCTTCTGAGGAGCATCTGGATGTTTACCAAGTTCGACACGGTCTGGCTCATGGCCCAGGGCGGGGGGGCCGAGAAATACATAAGGACATTGCCGGTGTATGCATACATGAGGACCTTCATGTACTACCAGGCAGGGCTGGGGTCGGCCATTGCGGTGGTTATGTTTGCGATCCTGGTCATTGCCACGGCCGTCTACTTCAGAATGTTTAGGAGAGAGGAGGGGATTTGA
- a CDS encoding extracellular solute-binding protein produces the protein MDTDGDGKIDIYGLTIPGDNLFINILIGELTKANGGILFDDRNRPHFTDKTMIEVLKFLKKLTRYMPPGWEGDGYRETFANMYGQKAAMMYQGYGRGASLIEQYAPKDMANTDYFDVWVKPHGPSGTKPAAQVDEESWMLFKGSKHPEEAIEFLKFFYQDDNYLEYIQSVPIHFFPITKSLRRSQAYLETPMIKKWKGWLDVQEYYLANDLAKPTLVINWSDLSDKPYLMDILGSGILRDMVMEVTKEDVAPEKAAAKAQKRAEELIRDKGYARW, from the coding sequence ATGGACACCGATGGGGACGGAAAGATCGATATCTACGGTCTGACCATCCCCGGGGACAATCTTTTCATCAATATCCTGATCGGGGAGCTGACCAAGGCAAACGGGGGAATCCTTTTCGACGACAGGAACCGGCCCCATTTCACAGACAAGACGATGATCGAAGTGCTCAAATTCCTGAAGAAGCTCACTCGATATATGCCGCCCGGCTGGGAAGGGGACGGATACAGGGAGACCTTTGCCAATATGTACGGCCAAAAAGCGGCTATGATGTATCAGGGCTACGGCAGGGGAGCCTCTCTGATCGAGCAGTATGCTCCTAAGGATATGGCCAATACGGACTACTTCGACGTGTGGGTGAAACCACACGGCCCCAGCGGTACGAAACCGGCTGCCCAGGTGGATGAGGAGTCATGGATGCTGTTCAAGGGTTCCAAACATCCCGAGGAGGCCATCGAGTTCCTGAAGTTCTTCTACCAGGACGACAACTACCTCGAGTACATTCAGTCGGTGCCGATCCATTTCTTCCCCATCACCAAATCCCTGAGAAGAAGCCAGGCATACCTGGAAACCCCCATGATCAAGAAGTGGAAGGGGTGGCTCGACGTGCAGGAGTACTATCTGGCCAATGACCTGGCCAAGCCGACGCTCGTGATAAACTGGAGCGATCTTTCGGATAAACCGTATCTGATGGACATTCTGGGCTCTGGGATACTGAGAGATATGGTCATGGAGGTCACCAAGGAAGACGTTGCCCCGGAGAAAGCCGCCGCAAAGGCTCAGAAAAGGGCAGAGGAACTCATCCGGGACAAGGGTTACGCCAGATGGTAG
- a CDS encoding extracellular solute-binding protein, with the protein MNRKKISTGIVVSMCLSLVILAGTAFAGKKVIHVWHTETNPLTRKAIANIVARFEGSHPDVKVEAEALAWGDLEGKIMAALAAGSPPELSHGQPITCAALQSKGLLLPLDEVVESIGEDNIWEQIKRVGKYGDHYYGLVHAAGTSLLIYRKDLARKKGLEGP; encoded by the coding sequence ATGAATCGTAAGAAGATATCCACGGGAATTGTCGTTTCCATGTGCCTTTCCCTGGTGATTCTTGCAGGGACGGCTTTTGCAGGGAAAAAGGTGATCCATGTATGGCATACCGAAACCAACCCTCTCACCAGGAAGGCGATCGCCAACATCGTGGCCAGGTTTGAGGGGTCACACCCGGATGTAAAAGTGGAGGCAGAGGCACTTGCATGGGGGGATCTGGAGGGAAAGATAATGGCAGCTCTGGCAGCCGGCTCGCCGCCCGAGCTTTCCCACGGCCAGCCGATCACCTGTGCGGCGCTCCAGTCCAAGGGATTGCTCTTGCCCCTCGATGAAGTGGTCGAGTCTATCGGTGAGGACAACATCTGGGAGCAGATAAAGAGAGTGGGCAAATACGGGGACCATTACTACGGGCTTGTCCACGCCGCAGGCACTTCCCTCTTGATCTACAGAAAGGACCTTGCTCGAAAAAAGGGGCTGGAGGGTCCCTAG
- a CDS encoding FAD-dependent oxidoreductase — translation MDLDRLFSPLSIGELQVPNRIVMPPMATNYASPEGFPTDRQIAYYVERARGGVGYLTVEHTGILQQGKASPNMLLISTDEHASRIQRLVEAVHQAGGRILVQINHAGRQTSSAVTGRPIVGPSPVPCPTRKEVPRELSRAEIEEIVEAFSAAAERVKMAGADGVELHMAHGYLICSFLSPFSNRREDEYGGDIDGRARFALEVLRSVRSRVGPEFSISCRLSGDEYVDGGLTLRDTRQIAGMLEREGADLLHVSACNAASGYLNHPPYYVEEGVFVHLAQAVKSEVKIPVITAGRIRNPVMADRIVREEKADLVSMGRALIADPHMPEKAQQGRFEEIIPCISCNRCIQTLRKGEVRCTVNPETGNEERFRLSKTARPKTVWVVGGGPGGLKAAEAAASRGHRVTLFERNHTLGGRMRTAAVPPKKSILNDFLDFLEGRVKRLGVALELGREFTEDRLTPAGPDVVIVATGAVPRFPNWKGIEESGALSVEAVLGGEAETGGRVLVVGGGGVGAETADFLSETGREVTLVEMLDEIASDLVTHLKHYLSERLTRKGVIILTSTKVTELGRGYAVVEDCRGARRIGGFDSIVLAVGSSPDDRLAKSLETMVPELHVIGDALEPREALEALYEGEEIGMQI, via the coding sequence ATGGATCTGGACAGACTCTTTAGCCCCCTTTCGATCGGGGAATTGCAAGTGCCAAACAGGATTGTCATGCCGCCCATGGCGACCAACTATGCCAGCCCGGAGGGTTTTCCCACGGACCGGCAGATCGCCTATTATGTGGAGCGGGCAAGGGGAGGTGTGGGATACCTCACCGTCGAGCACACCGGTATCCTCCAGCAGGGCAAGGCAAGCCCCAACATGCTGCTCATCAGCACCGATGAACATGCTTCCAGGATCCAGAGGCTTGTTGAAGCCGTTCACCAGGCCGGGGGCAGGATTCTCGTTCAGATCAATCATGCGGGGAGACAGACGTCGTCGGCCGTTACGGGACGCCCCATCGTTGGACCTTCTCCGGTCCCGTGCCCCACAAGGAAGGAGGTACCCAGGGAGCTTTCCCGTGCCGAAATCGAAGAAATCGTAGAGGCCTTCTCGGCGGCTGCGGAGAGGGTCAAGATGGCAGGCGCCGACGGGGTGGAGCTCCATATGGCCCACGGGTATCTGATCTGTTCTTTTCTCTCACCTTTTTCCAATCGGAGAGAGGACGAGTACGGAGGTGATATAGACGGCCGGGCGAGGTTCGCACTGGAGGTTCTCAGGTCGGTTCGGAGCCGGGTGGGTCCGGAATTTTCCATCAGTTGCAGGTTGAGCGGCGATGAGTACGTGGATGGCGGCTTGACACTCCGGGATACCAGACAGATTGCCGGGATGCTGGAAAGGGAGGGGGCCGATCTTCTCCATGTGTCGGCCTGTAACGCTGCCTCGGGCTACTTGAATCATCCACCTTACTATGTGGAAGAGGGGGTCTTCGTTCACCTGGCTCAGGCCGTAAAGTCGGAGGTCAAGATTCCGGTTATTACGGCAGGGAGAATCAGAAACCCCGTCATGGCCGACAGGATCGTCCGGGAGGAGAAGGCGGATCTGGTCTCCATGGGGAGAGCCCTGATTGCAGATCCCCACATGCCGGAGAAGGCGCAACAGGGCCGGTTCGAGGAGATAATTCCCTGCATCTCCTGCAATCGCTGTATCCAGACCCTGAGAAAAGGGGAGGTCAGGTGTACCGTAAACCCGGAGACAGGCAATGAAGAGAGATTCCGCCTCTCGAAGACGGCCCGGCCCAAAACCGTCTGGGTTGTCGGCGGGGGGCCGGGAGGTCTCAAGGCGGCCGAGGCAGCCGCCTCGAGGGGGCATCGGGTAACCCTTTTTGAGAGGAATCATACCCTGGGCGGAAGGATGAGGACCGCTGCCGTGCCGCCGAAAAAGTCGATCCTGAACGATTTCCTCGATTTCCTCGAGGGCCGGGTCAAGAGGCTGGGGGTAGCCCTGGAGCTGGGAAGGGAGTTTACCGAGGACCGCCTGACTCCTGCCGGACCGGACGTGGTAATCGTTGCCACAGGAGCAGTGCCGCGCTTTCCAAACTGGAAAGGGATCGAGGAGAGCGGGGCCCTCTCTGTAGAAGCCGTCCTCGGGGGAGAGGCGGAGACGGGAGGGAGGGTCTTGGTCGTGGGAGGTGGGGGCGTAGGTGCAGAGACTGCGGATTTTCTATCCGAGACAGGTAGGGAGGTGACTCTGGTCGAGATGCTCGATGAGATCGCATCTGACCTGGTAACACATCTCAAGCACTACCTCTCGGAAAGGCTTACCAGAAAGGGGGTGATCATCCTGACTTCGACCAAGGTGACGGAACTGGGAAGAGGCTATGCCGTGGTTGAAGACTGCCGCGGGGCTCGAAGGATCGGTGGATTCGACAGTATCGTTCTGGCTGTTGGCTCGAGCCCGGACGACCGCCTTGCCAAGAGCCTCGAAACGATGGTTCCGGAACTCCACGTGATCGGGGACGCCTTGGAACCGAGGGAGGCTCTGGAAGCCTTGTACGAGGGAGAGGAGATCGGCATGCAGATATAG
- a CDS encoding trimethylamine methyltransferase family protein has product MKGDSHTPAFRILSGNQITRIHEKTLIVLEEIGVQVLHEEALDMLKGAGGKLQEDSTVRIPHQMVERALKTSPRTCEIFDREGNSRMILDGTRTYYGSFSDSFLILDHELGRARPFLLRDIRTVVKVIDAMPNIRFMTCPGILPREEPGMAPRLTFKECFKNTKKPFSFHGDRNTCTDIINFCLRVSGGRSAFQSKPFIFRAIEPISPLRHSQEGVEGILTCADYDIPLVYYPYCLMGGTSPVTIAGSLVQCNAEVLSGLVIQQLRNPGAPFVYGAMPAPMDMRTTTGLYGAPELHLAIAASCEIARYYGLPFFGTAGVSDSKHLDYQGVMEATMSCLMTGFSRPDLAHDVGLLDHSNIVSPELIVLTNEIIDMIQPLVQGIPVDEETLAIDVIRKVGPGTRNFIQEDHTYRHFRSFWYPGLLDRSMEGETPDLREKVKEKLREILRHHEAEPLPRDVAQGLERLVPG; this is encoded by the coding sequence ATGAAAGGAGACTCCCACACACCGGCGTTTAGAATCCTGAGTGGGAATCAGATCACCCGGATTCATGAGAAGACCCTCATCGTATTGGAGGAGATCGGGGTTCAGGTACTCCATGAGGAGGCCCTGGATATGCTGAAAGGCGCGGGGGGCAAGCTCCAGGAGGATTCGACCGTTCGCATTCCCCACCAGATGGTAGAGCGCGCCTTGAAGACGTCCCCAAGAACGTGTGAGATCTTCGATAGAGAAGGAAATAGTCGGATGATCTTGGACGGCACTCGGACCTATTACGGTTCTTTCTCAGACAGTTTTCTTATTCTCGACCACGAACTGGGAAGGGCTCGTCCGTTTCTCCTGCGCGATATTCGAACCGTGGTCAAGGTCATTGACGCCATGCCCAACATCCGTTTCATGACATGTCCCGGGATCCTTCCCCGGGAGGAGCCCGGAATGGCCCCCCGCCTTACTTTCAAGGAGTGCTTCAAGAACACGAAGAAGCCTTTCAGCTTTCACGGCGATCGAAACACCTGCACCGACATTATCAACTTTTGTCTCAGGGTTTCCGGTGGCCGGAGCGCTTTTCAATCCAAGCCTTTCATCTTCAGGGCAATCGAGCCGATCTCGCCGCTCCGCCACTCGCAGGAGGGAGTGGAAGGCATCCTGACCTGTGCGGACTACGACATCCCTCTCGTGTACTATCCTTATTGTCTGATGGGAGGAACCTCTCCGGTGACGATCGCGGGATCCTTGGTCCAATGCAATGCGGAGGTCTTGAGCGGGCTGGTCATCCAACAGCTCCGCAACCCAGGGGCCCCCTTCGTGTATGGAGCCATGCCCGCGCCCATGGACATGCGGACAACCACGGGCCTCTACGGCGCCCCCGAACTTCACCTGGCGATCGCCGCATCCTGTGAGATCGCAAGGTACTATGGCCTCCCTTTTTTTGGGACTGCAGGTGTTAGCGACTCGAAGCATCTCGACTATCAAGGTGTGATGGAAGCGACCATGTCATGTTTGATGACAGGCTTCAGCAGGCCTGATCTGGCCCACGATGTGGGGCTTCTCGACCACAGCAATATCGTTTCGCCGGAACTGATCGTGCTCACCAATGAGATCATCGACATGATTCAGCCGTTGGTTCAGGGCATCCCAGTGGATGAGGAAACGCTGGCCATCGATGTCATCAGAAAGGTAGGGCCGGGAACTCGAAACTTCATCCAGGAAGATCATACGTACCGGCATTTCAGATCCTTCTGGTATCCGGGACTCTTGGATCGATCGATGGAAGGTGAAACACCGGATCTGAGAGAAAAGGTCAAGGAGAAGCTGAGAGAAATCCTGAGGCACCACGAAGCGGAACCGCTGCCAAGGGACGTGGCTCAAGGTCTGGAGCGGCTCGTTCCTGGCTAG
- a CDS encoding aspartate/glutamate racemase family protein — protein MQVEGGRRIYGAAIGIAILDLKYPLIPGNVGNASTYDFPVRIKVIKGLHHAPSPPIYDEKGDYTPDVKRFVRAVKELEHEGVRAIVGSCGFFALLQKVAVEEVNVPVFTSPLMLIPVICRMIHPEKKIGVITASAKRLTRAYLEPVGVDESMPLVIAGLDDSDEFNEVLMQGRRDILDPEALRKDVVAVAKDLARGHPDVGVILLECSDLPPFAADIQKAVGLPVFDFIGFINAIQRAVVQKPYVGIL, from the coding sequence ATGCAAGTGGAGGGCGGACGGCGGATATACGGTGCGGCGATTGGCATTGCGATACTCGATCTCAAGTATCCTCTGATACCGGGGAATGTGGGCAATGCGAGCACCTACGATTTCCCGGTACGAATCAAGGTCATCAAAGGCTTGCATCATGCGCCCTCTCCGCCGATATACGATGAAAAGGGCGATTACACGCCCGATGTGAAGCGATTCGTCAGAGCCGTCAAAGAACTGGAACATGAAGGGGTACGGGCCATTGTTGGGTCATGTGGCTTCTTTGCCCTTCTACAAAAGGTGGCGGTCGAGGAGGTAAACGTTCCTGTCTTCACCTCTCCTCTGATGCTGATCCCGGTGATTTGCCGGATGATTCACCCGGAAAAGAAAATCGGCGTCATAACGGCTTCTGCCAAGAGGCTCACTCGGGCGTATTTGGAGCCTGTGGGAGTGGATGAATCAATGCCTCTCGTGATCGCAGGACTGGATGATTCAGATGAATTCAACGAAGTCCTGATGCAGGGCAGACGGGACATCCTGGATCCGGAGGCGTTGAGAAAGGACGTTGTGGCCGTGGCCAAGGACCTGGCGCGAGGCCATCCCGACGTTGGCGTTATCCTCTTGGAGTGCAGCGATCTCCCTCCCTTTGCCGCGGACATTCAAAAGGCGGTGGGGTTACCTGTATTTGATTTCATCGGCTTCATCAATGCGATCCAGCGAGCGGTGGTTCAAAAGCCCTATGTGGGAATCTTGTGA
- a CDS encoding DUF4340 domain-containing protein, whose product MNPRKLVPLVFLLGILVILAFVFGRREPKKELGQEAGFVPLAPPGFVAGQVGRLEVYRGGRKEKGVLIEKEASGWRVKSYFNGPGDGERVSLLLKELGTLEGEFRVSDPSVLGDFDLTEDKAVHLVLYRQGSGKPWWHLLLGKSLPNGEFVRQQGEDPVYLIDRNLRRDLGFFGEDARRGVEQTRWVDKTILEFKEEEVHRLSMEWPDRKCIFERRKKGGPSPGGAEGGGGPQEGAGAREGFEWVVAGRPGPFPLKEKVVGEILAALSRLRAVDIVDPKEKEEKGLDAPPFRCTIAFAGGGTKTLVASHPDPLQDGYMVIEGGDGTVYRVSRYTFDRVFRKGADLFEIPSFSIDGESIRTVSLSSPEETLVLEKTGGGEFRVLRGSVEGGQDLNKRGEVIWETLDGLSPADFVEALPEADRGLEAPPYQVTVSMKGGKRHVLSFGKRALGLPGRYMKIDDNPTIFVIGKADLDRLFP is encoded by the coding sequence ATGAATCCAAGAAAACTCGTACCCCTGGTTTTTCTGCTCGGAATTCTGGTGATTCTCGCCTTTGTATTCGGCCGGAGGGAACCAAAGAAGGAACTCGGCCAGGAGGCCGGTTTCGTGCCCCTTGCGCCCCCGGGTTTTGTGGCCGGCCAGGTGGGGCGACTGGAGGTGTATCGGGGAGGCCGGAAGGAGAAGGGGGTACTCATCGAGAAGGAGGCTTCAGGATGGCGGGTGAAGAGTTATTTCAACGGCCCCGGGGACGGGGAGAGGGTTTCTCTCCTTCTGAAAGAACTCGGGACCCTTGAAGGGGAGTTTCGCGTCTCCGATCCTTCGGTGTTGGGGGATTTCGATCTGACCGAGGACAAGGCGGTCCACCTCGTCCTCTACCGGCAGGGAAGTGGGAAGCCCTGGTGGCACCTTCTCCTGGGCAAGAGCCTGCCGAATGGAGAGTTTGTCAGGCAGCAGGGCGAAGATCCGGTATATCTCATCGATCGGAACCTGCGGAGAGACCTGGGGTTTTTCGGGGAAGATGCCCGCAGGGGGGTGGAACAGACCCGGTGGGTCGACAAGACCATACTGGAATTCAAAGAGGAGGAAGTCCACCGGCTCTCCATGGAGTGGCCGGACCGGAAGTGTATTTTCGAGAGGCGTAAAAAGGGAGGTCCCTCCCCAGGAGGGGCAGAGGGAGGAGGCGGGCCTCAAGAGGGGGCTGGAGCCCGTGAAGGGTTTGAATGGGTCGTGGCAGGTCGTCCCGGTCCATTCCCTCTCAAGGAGAAAGTGGTGGGAGAGATTCTCGCGGCCCTGTCACGGCTCAGGGCCGTCGATATCGTGGACCCGAAGGAGAAAGAGGAAAAGGGCCTGGATGCCCCTCCTTTCAGGTGTACGATAGCCTTTGCCGGGGGAGGCACCAAGACCCTCGTCGCCTCCCATCCCGATCCCCTTCAGGACGGCTACATGGTGATAGAGGGAGGAGACGGAACGGTCTACCGGGTCTCCCGGTACACCTTTGATCGGGTTTTCAGGAAAGGGGCCGACCTGTTCGAGATCCCGTCTTTCTCCATCGACGGGGAATCGATCCGGACGGTCTCCCTCAGCTCTCCTGAAGAGACCCTCGTTCTGGAGAAAACCGGGGGAGGGGAGTTCCGGGTACTAAGGGGAAGCGTCGAGGGCGGGCAGGACCTGAACAAGAGGGGGGAGGTGATCTGGGAGACCCTCGACGGGCTGTCTCCTGCGGATTTTGTGGAGGCCCTGCCCGAGGCCGACAGGGGGCTTGAGGCGCCGCCGTACCAGGTGACGGTATCGATGAAAGGCGGGAAGCGCCATGTTCTCAGTTTCGGCAAAAGGGCCCTCGGCCTGCCTGGCCGGTACATGAAAATCGACGACAACCCTACCATATTCGTCATCGGCAAGGCCGACCTGGACAGGCTCTTTCCATAG